One region of Streptomyces rishiriensis genomic DNA includes:
- a CDS encoding pyruvate dehydrogenase, protein MAKQNVAEQFVDILARAGVRRLYGVVGDSLNPVVDAVRRNPSMDWIHVRHEETAAFAAGAEAQITGKLAACAGSCGPGNLHLINGLYDAHRSMAPVLALASHIPSSEIGLGFFQETHPDQLFRECSHYSELISSPKQMPRLLHTAIQNAVGRSGVSVVSLPGDIADRAAPEKAVETALVTARPTVRPGDAEIDALVAMIDAADKVTLFCGAGTAGAHREVMEFAGRIKSPVGHALRGKEHIQYDNPYDVGMSGLLGYGAAYEATHECDLLILLGTDFPYNAFLPDDVKIAQVDVRPEHLGRRSKLDLAVWGDVRETLRCLIPRVRVKENRRFLDRMLKKHADALEGVVKAYTRKVEKHVPIHPEYVAAVLDELADDDAVFTVDTGMCNVWAARYLTPNGRRRVIGSFSHGSMANALPMAIGAQFTDRHRQVVSMSGDGGFAMLMGDFLTLVQYDLPVKVVLFNNSSLGMVELEMLVAGLPSYGTTNKNPDFAAVARACGAHGVRVEKPRQLAGALKDAFRHKGPALVDIVTDPNALSIPPKISAEMVTGFALSASKIVLDGGVGRMLQMARSNLRNVPRP, encoded by the coding sequence ATGGCCAAGCAGAACGTCGCGGAACAGTTCGTCGACATCCTCGCCCGGGCGGGAGTGCGGCGCCTCTACGGTGTCGTGGGGGACAGCCTCAACCCCGTGGTGGACGCGGTACGACGCAATCCCTCGATGGACTGGATCCACGTCCGGCACGAGGAGACGGCCGCCTTCGCCGCCGGCGCCGAGGCCCAGATCACGGGGAAGCTCGCGGCCTGCGCGGGGTCCTGCGGACCCGGCAACCTCCATCTCATCAACGGCCTCTACGACGCCCACCGCTCCATGGCCCCCGTCCTCGCCCTCGCCTCGCACATCCCGTCCAGCGAAATCGGTCTCGGCTTCTTTCAGGAAACCCACCCCGACCAGCTGTTCCGCGAGTGCAGCCACTACAGCGAGCTGATCTCCAGCCCGAAACAGATGCCCCGGCTGCTGCACACCGCCATCCAGAACGCGGTCGGACGCAGTGGGGTCAGCGTCGTCTCGCTCCCCGGTGACATCGCCGACCGGGCCGCCCCCGAGAAAGCCGTCGAAACCGCTCTCGTCACCGCCCGGCCCACCGTCCGCCCCGGCGACGCCGAGATCGACGCACTCGTCGCGATGATCGATGCGGCCGACAAAGTCACCCTCTTCTGCGGCGCCGGCACGGCAGGCGCGCATCGAGAGGTGATGGAGTTCGCCGGGAGGATCAAGTCCCCGGTGGGCCATGCGCTGCGCGGCAAGGAACACATCCAGTACGACAACCCGTACGACGTCGGCATGAGCGGTCTCCTCGGCTACGGCGCCGCCTACGAGGCCACCCACGAGTGCGATCTGCTGATCCTGCTCGGAACCGATTTCCCCTACAACGCCTTCCTCCCCGACGACGTGAAGATCGCCCAGGTCGACGTACGCCCCGAACACCTCGGCCGGCGCTCGAAACTGGACCTCGCCGTCTGGGGAGACGTACGGGAGACCCTGCGCTGTCTCATCCCGCGGGTGCGGGTCAAGGAGAACCGGCGTTTCCTCGACCGGATGCTGAAGAAGCACGCCGACGCGCTGGAGGGGGTGGTGAAGGCGTACACGCGGAAAGTGGAGAAACACGTTCCCATCCATCCCGAGTATGTCGCCGCCGTTCTCGACGAACTCGCCGACGACGACGCCGTGTTCACCGTGGACACCGGTATGTGCAACGTCTGGGCCGCCCGCTATCTGACGCCCAACGGCCGTCGCCGTGTCATCGGTTCGTTCTCCCACGGCTCCATGGCGAACGCGCTGCCCATGGCGATCGGCGCCCAGTTCACCGACCGCCACCGTCAGGTGGTGTCGATGTCCGGCGACGGCGGTTTCGCCATGCTGATGGGCGACTTCCTGACGCTGGTGCAGTACGACCTGCCGGTGAAGGTCGTCCTGTTCAACAACTCCTCCCTCGGCATGGTGGAGTTGGAGATGCTGGTCGCCGGTCTGCCCTCGTACGGCACGACGAACAAGAACCCCGACTTCGCCGCGGTCGCCCGCGCCTGCGGCGCCCACGGTGTGCGGGTCGAGAAGCCGCGACAGCTGGCCGGCGCCCTGAAGGACGCCTTCCGGCACAAGGGCCCGGCCCTCGTCGACATCGTCACCGACCCCAACGCGCTGTCCATCCCGCCGAAGATCAGCGCCGAGATGGTGACCGGGTTCGCGCTCTCCGCATCGAAGATCGTTCTTGATGGAGGAGTGGGCCGGATGCTCCAGATGGCCCGGTCCAACCTGCGCAATGTGCCCCGCCCCTGA
- a CDS encoding helix-turn-helix domain-containing protein translates to MTQFAALLTELKGRTERSYGSLARRLGMNTSTLHRYCAGEAVPQDFAPVERLAEFCGATPEERLELHRRWLRAVAARQRARATTPSETPKAGAISALEETGETHGTEDTQQASGTRQADDDRSGTRETSETPGTTGTSGTPETARTPATQGASGTLGAPETRGTPVGPETPETPVTGTSSVTAKSSATPTETETRPTADTRAPQPDGKLLPPRRWYRRRRTTVAVGVACALLATLGALTALPGGGRPSASDDVAGSSGSAVATPRTTASAHAESLGAGSTLSPAPGAVSLSARPTGSFSPSPAGGKASAPASDVPLAWTVDSQVWALGCGHDYVIDKPPTQVPPPPAEQDAGPWATAQGAVHGRETNVEISVQGRTSTAVVLTALRVRVVGRDAPVPGTAYAMDQGCGGSLSKRYFAVDLDKDRPVAHPVAGNDAGTPIPAVSLPYRVSSADPEVLLVTARTETCACAWYLELDWSSQGRTGTVRLDDHGRPFRTSGIEGLPRYWYGSENGERQWVPTGD, encoded by the coding sequence GTGACGCAGTTCGCGGCGCTGCTGACGGAACTGAAGGGGCGCACGGAGCGCAGCTACGGCTCCCTCGCCCGCCGACTGGGCATGAACACCTCGACGCTGCACCGGTACTGCGCCGGGGAAGCGGTTCCGCAGGACTTCGCCCCCGTCGAGCGGCTCGCGGAGTTCTGCGGGGCGACACCGGAGGAACGCCTCGAACTGCACCGGCGGTGGCTGCGAGCGGTTGCGGCCCGCCAGCGGGCCCGGGCCACGACGCCCTCGGAGACTCCGAAAGCCGGGGCGATCTCGGCACTTGAGGAAACCGGGGAAACACACGGAACCGAGGACACACAGCAAGCCTCGGGAACACGTCAGGCCGACGACGACAGGTCGGGAACGCGGGAAACATCAGAAACACCGGGAACAACTGGAACGTCGGGAACGCCGGAAACAGCGCGAACGCCCGCAACACAAGGAGCCTCAGGGACGCTGGGCGCACCGGAAACGCGAGGAACACCGGTGGGGCCGGAAACGCCGGAAACGCCGGTAACCGGGACGTCCTCAGTTACCGCGAAATCCTCCGCAACGCCGACGGAAACGGAAACCCGGCCTACCGCCGACACGCGCGCTCCGCAACCGGACGGGAAACTCTTACCGCCTCGCCGTTGGTACCGCCGTCGGCGCACCACGGTCGCCGTCGGTGTCGCCTGCGCGCTGCTCGCCACCCTGGGGGCACTGACCGCGCTGCCCGGCGGCGGCCGCCCCTCGGCCTCCGACGACGTGGCCGGGTCCTCCGGTTCCGCCGTGGCCACGCCCCGGACGACGGCATCGGCCCACGCCGAGTCGCTCGGTGCCGGCTCGACCCTCTCCCCCGCACCCGGTGCCGTCTCCCTCTCCGCCCGCCCCACCGGGTCGTTCTCCCCCTCCCCGGCGGGCGGCAAGGCCTCGGCACCCGCGTCGGACGTACCGCTCGCCTGGACGGTCGACTCGCAGGTCTGGGCGCTCGGTTGTGGTCACGACTACGTCATCGACAAGCCGCCGACGCAGGTTCCGCCGCCCCCGGCGGAGCAGGACGCCGGCCCCTGGGCGACCGCACAGGGCGCGGTGCACGGGCGGGAGACCAACGTGGAGATCTCGGTGCAGGGCCGCACCTCCACGGCCGTCGTACTGACGGCGCTGCGCGTGCGCGTCGTAGGACGCGACGCACCCGTGCCGGGCACCGCCTACGCCATGGACCAGGGCTGCGGCGGCTCCCTCAGCAAGCGTTACTTCGCGGTCGACCTGGACAAGGACCGTCCGGTGGCGCACCCGGTCGCCGGCAACGACGCGGGCACGCCGATCCCGGCGGTGAGCCTGCCCTACCGTGTGTCCAGTGCCGACCCAGAGGTGCTGCTGGTCACGGCCCGGACCGAGACCTGCGCCTGCGCCTGGTACCTCGAACTGGACTGGTCGTCCCAGGGCCGCACCGGAACGGTCCGGCTCGACGATCACGGCCGCCCGTTCCGCACGAGCGGCATCGAGGGACTGCCGCGCTACTGGTACGGGTCCGAGAACGGCGAACGCCAGTGGGTCCCGACCGGCGACTGA
- a CDS encoding ATP-binding protein — MERQARGSGPTAIAGTSATRRAGEDRAEDMADQNRACRLRRRLGRADLRAVPETRRALRELLRGWGRPGRSETAELLASELVTNALVHTDDDAVLTATVSPSGLRVEVRDSAARRPRPRVPSADEATHGRGLVLVESLADTWGVRAQGGGKVVWFELGAGAA; from the coding sequence ATGGAGAGGCAGGCACGGGGAAGCGGTCCGACGGCGATCGCGGGCACCTCGGCGACCAGACGGGCGGGGGAGGACAGGGCCGAGGACATGGCGGACCAGAACCGGGCGTGCCGGCTCAGGCGCAGGCTCGGACGGGCGGACCTGCGGGCGGTGCCCGAGACGCGCCGCGCGCTGAGGGAGCTGTTGCGGGGCTGGGGAAGGCCGGGGCGGTCGGAGACGGCGGAACTGCTCGCCAGCGAACTCGTCACCAACGCGCTCGTGCACACCGACGACGACGCGGTCCTGACGGCCACCGTCTCACCGTCCGGTCTGCGGGTGGAGGTGCGGGACTCCGCGGCGCGCCGCCCCCGCCCGAGGGTGCCGAGCGCCGACGAGGCCACGCACGGCCGGGGCCTGGTCCTGGTCGAGTCCCTCGCGGACACGTGGGGGGTGCGGGCGCAGGGCGGCGGCAAGGTCGTCTGGTTCGAGCTGGGCGCCGGAGCCGCGTGA
- a CDS encoding DUF2637 domain-containing protein produces the protein MRLTDISLNWLLPGAVLLLGMLAAVAVLARGKRSSGANASADDSWERTEERRRRKEAIYGTASYVLLFCCAAVAAALSFHGLVGFGQQNLGLTNGWEYLVPFGLDGAAMFCSVLAVREASHGDAALGSRILVWTFAGAAAWFNWVHAPRGLGHDGAPQFFSGMSLSAAVLFDRALKQTRRAALREQGLVPRPLPQIRVVRWARAPRETYKAWSLMLLENVRSLDEAVEEVREDKARKEETKLRRREQHRVERAQLKAISRGHGPRFPGRGGGGGGGGGRPVEAPAALEPATAERVSAEPAIANSAEQLPLRSRPSLQPVRQGSDASTTVDLTAEDDTMALPRLDSLERKLQDLERQFG, from the coding sequence ATGAGATTGACCGACATATCGCTGAACTGGCTGCTTCCCGGCGCCGTACTGCTCCTGGGCATGCTGGCGGCGGTGGCGGTGCTCGCGCGCGGCAAGCGCTCCTCCGGGGCAAACGCGAGCGCGGACGATTCGTGGGAGCGTACCGAGGAGCGCCGCAGGCGCAAGGAGGCCATATACGGCACTGCCTCCTACGTTCTTCTGTTCTGCTGCGCGGCCGTCGCCGCCGCGCTGTCCTTCCACGGTCTGGTCGGCTTCGGCCAGCAGAACCTCGGCCTCACCAACGGCTGGGAGTACCTGGTCCCGTTCGGTCTGGACGGTGCGGCCATGTTCTGCTCCGTGCTCGCGGTGCGCGAGGCCAGCCACGGTGACGCGGCACTCGGCTCCCGGATACTCGTGTGGACCTTCGCGGGCGCGGCAGCCTGGTTCAACTGGGTGCACGCGCCCAGGGGCCTCGGCCACGACGGCGCGCCGCAGTTCTTCTCCGGCATGTCCCTCTCGGCGGCCGTGCTCTTCGACCGGGCCCTGAAGCAGACCCGCCGGGCCGCGCTGCGCGAGCAGGGTCTCGTGCCCCGTCCGCTGCCGCAGATCCGCGTCGTGCGCTGGGCACGTGCTCCCCGCGAGACCTACAAGGCCTGGTCGCTGATGCTCCTCGAGAACGTGCGCAGTCTGGACGAGGCCGTCGAGGAGGTCCGCGAGGACAAGGCCCGCAAGGAAGAGACGAAGCTGCGCCGCCGCGAGCAGCACCGCGTCGAGCGGGCGCAGTTGAAGGCGATCAGCCGGGGCCACGGCCCCCGCTTCCCCGGTCGCGGTGGTGGCGGCGGCGGTGGCGGTGGCCGTCCGGTGGAGGCCCCGGCCGCCCTGGAGCCAGCCACGGCCGAGCGCGTTTCCGCGGAGCCTGCCATAGCGAACTCGGCGGAGCAGCTGCCCCTGCGCTCACGGCCCTCCCTCCAGCCCGTACGCCAAGGATCTGACGCGTCGACCACCGTCGACCTCACCGCGGAGGACGACACCATGGCCCTGCCGCGCCTGGACTCCCTGGAGCGCAAGCTCCAGGACCTGGAGCGGCAGTTCGGCTGA
- a CDS encoding (2Fe-2S)-binding protein — MPTAPSATAEAYARLAEVFPGLTVTELGTREPFPQGGGWVAAADLAQGGAALEAFLAWDDAQVLRDYGRPARPDVVASFGLHRYSWPACLLITVPWFLHRRVPRLPVTHVSYDRTGDGMRMAVRPPSSFACLPGDPAALLPSARVVADEEALRAEVRTAIAEHHEPVLAGFGPPSRRRGRALWGMVTDEIVEGLWYVAELLGEGEKDRARRELELLLPGATRPYVGSASFRELTGPAGERLPTRDRASCCMFYTLRPDDTCATCPRTCDADRVTKLTVAAVS, encoded by the coding sequence ATGCCCACAGCCCCGTCGGCCACAGCGGAGGCCTACGCCCGTCTCGCCGAGGTCTTCCCCGGCCTGACCGTCACGGAGCTCGGAACCCGTGAGCCGTTTCCGCAGGGCGGCGGCTGGGTCGCGGCGGCCGACCTGGCGCAGGGCGGAGCGGCGCTGGAGGCCTTCCTCGCCTGGGACGACGCCCAGGTCCTCCGCGACTACGGCCGACCCGCGCGCCCGGACGTCGTGGCGAGCTTCGGACTGCACCGGTACTCCTGGCCCGCCTGCCTCCTGATCACCGTCCCCTGGTTCCTGCACCGCCGGGTGCCCCGCCTGCCCGTGACGCACGTCTCGTACGACCGCACGGGCGACGGCATGCGGATGGCCGTCCGGCCGCCCTCCTCCTTCGCCTGCCTGCCGGGCGATCCCGCGGCGCTGCTGCCCAGCGCCCGGGTGGTCGCGGACGAGGAGGCGCTGCGGGCGGAGGTGCGGACGGCGATAGCCGAGCACCACGAGCCGGTGCTCGCCGGGTTCGGACCACCCTCGCGACGCCGCGGCCGGGCCCTGTGGGGCATGGTGACCGACGAGATCGTCGAGGGCCTCTGGTACGTCGCCGAGCTGCTCGGCGAGGGCGAGAAGGACCGTGCGCGACGCGAACTGGAGCTTCTCCTGCCGGGGGCCACCCGGCCCTACGTCGGCTCGGCGTCCTTCCGCGAACTGACCGGACCGGCCGGCGAGCGCCTGCCCACCCGGGACCGGGCGAGCTGCTGCATGTTCTACACACTGCGCCCCGACGACACCTGCGCCACCTGCCCGCGCACCTGTGACGCGGACCGCGTCACCAAGCTCACCGTCGCCGCCGTCAGTTGA
- a CDS encoding GntR family transcriptional regulator, with protein sequence MEQGAQGSTGTGTPAVPGAEGRARVPAQSRGSAGYGEGADRERCGPAGAARGEHTHSETPVPHPRPVVQRASVRGQILDALRTALVAGELLPGEVYSAPVLGERFGVSATPVREAMQQLALEGAVEVVPNRGFRVIVRGARELAELAEVRALIEVPVMLRLARTVPAERWAELRPVGEASLRAAASGCPAAYAEADRAFHRAVLVLSGNEQLAGVAEDLHRRSQWPLAGGSVRRGRADLMADAAEHIVLLDALTAGEPDRAQALIRGHFTGPRG encoded by the coding sequence GTGGAGCAGGGCGCGCAGGGCTCCACCGGCACCGGGACCCCGGCCGTGCCGGGGGCCGAGGGCCGTGCCAGGGTGCCGGCGCAGTCGCGGGGGTCCGCCGGGTACGGCGAGGGCGCGGACCGGGAGAGATGCGGTCCGGCGGGCGCCGCGCGCGGTGAGCACACGCACAGCGAGACCCCCGTCCCGCACCCCCGGCCGGTGGTGCAGCGGGCCTCGGTGCGCGGCCAGATCCTCGACGCCCTGCGCACCGCGCTCGTCGCCGGCGAACTGCTGCCGGGGGAGGTGTACTCGGCGCCGGTCCTCGGAGAACGCTTCGGGGTCTCCGCCACGCCGGTCCGCGAGGCGATGCAGCAACTCGCGCTGGAAGGCGCCGTCGAGGTCGTCCCCAACCGGGGCTTCCGGGTGATCGTGCGGGGCGCCCGCGAACTGGCCGAGCTGGCCGAGGTGCGCGCGCTGATCGAGGTTCCGGTGATGCTGCGGCTCGCCCGTACGGTGCCCGCCGAGCGCTGGGCGGAGCTGCGGCCGGTCGGCGAGGCGAGCCTGCGCGCGGCGGCCTCCGGCTGCCCGGCCGCCTACGCGGAGGCCGATCGCGCCTTCCATCGGGCGGTGCTCGTCCTTTCCGGCAACGAGCAGTTGGCCGGCGTCGCCGAGGATCTGCACCGGCGCTCGCAGTGGCCGCTGGCCGGCGGGTCGGTGCGACGCGGGCGGGCGGATCTCATGGCCGACGCGGCGGAGCACATCGTGCTGCTGGACGCGTTGACGGCGGGCGAGCCGGACCGCGCCCAGGCGCTGATACGCGGGCACTTCACCGGCCCACGCGGCTGA